The following are encoded in a window of Acidicapsa ligni genomic DNA:
- the purM gene encoding phosphoribosylformylglycinamidine cyclo-ligase, protein MPKSALTKAASNPSSSASTASSALAKPVTYADAGVDISSGDRTKDRIKYLAKRTFNRNVLGGIGGFGALFQLDLKKWTEPILVSSADGVGTKLKLAFDLGIHNTVGQDLVNHCVNDIAVQGAVPLFFLDYLASGTMDPAVTEQIITGLADACKANGCALIGGETAQMPGFYQDGEYDMAGFIVGVVEKSKVITGETIVPGDILLGLPSTGLHTNGYSLARKLFFEVAGYKPNSYIGAIGDKAGTALMKVHRSYLSIMQKLANAGLVAGMAHITGGGITENLPRILPKGTAAQVELGSWPVLPIFEHLRDLGQVPQAEMLRTFNMGIGLIVVVPAEKFRKAQALLNRAEEKFHVIGRIIKSDKNDKDGRKVHFA, encoded by the coding sequence TTGCCCAAATCCGCCTTAACCAAAGCCGCATCCAATCCGTCCAGTTCAGCCAGCACAGCCAGTTCAGCGCTCGCCAAGCCTGTTACCTATGCCGACGCAGGCGTCGACATCTCGTCGGGTGACCGGACGAAGGACCGCATCAAGTATCTCGCCAAGCGCACGTTCAATCGCAATGTGCTGGGAGGGATCGGCGGGTTCGGAGCACTTTTTCAACTCGACCTCAAGAAATGGACGGAGCCGATCCTGGTCAGTTCCGCGGATGGCGTGGGCACCAAGCTCAAGCTGGCCTTTGACCTCGGCATTCACAATACGGTGGGGCAGGACCTGGTAAACCACTGCGTCAACGACATTGCGGTGCAGGGCGCGGTGCCTCTTTTCTTTCTGGATTACCTGGCCAGCGGCACGATGGATCCTGCGGTGACGGAACAGATCATTACCGGTCTGGCGGATGCGTGCAAGGCTAACGGTTGTGCTCTTATCGGCGGCGAAACAGCGCAGATGCCGGGCTTTTACCAGGATGGCGAGTACGATATGGCCGGCTTTATTGTCGGCGTTGTCGAGAAATCCAAGGTGATCACGGGCGAGACGATCGTGCCGGGAGACATTCTGCTCGGCCTGCCGTCAACTGGTTTGCATACGAATGGGTATTCGCTGGCGCGCAAGCTCTTTTTTGAGGTTGCGGGGTACAAACCGAACTCCTATATCGGGGCTATCGGCGACAAGGCGGGTACGGCGCTGATGAAGGTGCATCGCAGCTATCTGTCGATCATGCAGAAGCTTGCCAACGCAGGCCTGGTGGCGGGGATGGCGCATATTACGGGCGGCGGCATTACGGAGAATCTGCCGCGCATTTTGCCTAAGGGCACGGCGGCCCAGGTGGAACTTGGTTCGTGGCCGGTGCTGCCGATCTTTGAGCATCTTCGCGATTTGGGTCAGGTGCCGCAGGCGGAGATGCTTCGCACGTTCAACATGGGCATCGGACTTATTGTCGTGGTGCCTGCGGAGAAGTTTCGCAAGGCGCAGGCGCTGCTCAATCGGGCCGAAGAGAAATTTCACGTCATTGGCCGCATCATCAAGTCGGATAAGAACGACAAGGACGGCCGCAAGGTACATTTCGCGTGA
- a CDS encoding type II toxin-antitoxin system VapC family toxin, which yields MTLLYMLDTNMVSYVVRGRSIAARTRLAALQNDEVACISAITEAEILYGLARRPDATALRAAIEDFLGRLRILPWGRSEAQSYGQLRAKLEASGTSLGHMDMLIAAHAVSTGAILVTNDKAFTQVDQLHATVNWATDI from the coding sequence ATGACTTTGCTGTACATGCTCGATACGAACATGGTGAGTTATGTCGTCAGGGGTCGCTCCATCGCCGCCCGCACCCGGCTGGCCGCATTGCAAAACGACGAAGTCGCCTGCATCTCGGCCATCACCGAAGCAGAAATCCTGTATGGATTAGCCAGAAGACCTGATGCCACAGCGCTCAGAGCCGCAATAGAAGACTTCCTGGGCCGTCTCCGTATTCTTCCCTGGGGGCGCAGCGAAGCGCAGTCCTACGGCCAGCTGCGTGCGAAACTTGAGGCATCCGGCACTTCCCTGGGGCATATGGACATGTTGATCGCAGCTCATGCCGTTTCAACTGGCGCCATACTCGTAACCAACGACAAGGCCTTCACCCAGGTAGATCAGCTTCACGCCACGGTAAATTGGGCAACAGACATCTAG
- a CDS encoding antitoxin: MAQLEKAKVFMSGRSQAVRIPAEFRFSSAEVYIRRDPKNGDLILSQAPGSWDEIFTALDQVGVPDEFLTPSDRGQVPPQERPELI; encoded by the coding sequence ATGGCTCAACTTGAAAAAGCGAAAGTTTTCATGAGCGGAAGAAGCCAGGCCGTCCGCATCCCGGCGGAGTTCCGTTTCTCCAGCGCTGAAGTTTACATACGGCGAGATCCCAAAAACGGCGACCTGATCCTGTCGCAAGCGCCGGGAAGCTGGGATGAGATATTTACCGCCCTCGATCAGGTAGGAGTGCCGGATGAATTCCTCACACCCTCCGACCGCGGACAGGTTCCTCCGCAAGAGAGACCCGAGCTGATATGA
- the purN gene encoding phosphoribosylglycinamide formyltransferase has protein sequence MSSTGKKLGVLLSGRGSNFLAIASSIRDGGVPGAEIAVVIANVPDAPGLQAARELGLTTALFESKGRKRAEHDADVAACLREHGVDLVILAGYMRLLSPEFVQAFPDRILNIHPSLLPAFTGLDAQQQAFDYGCKVAGCTVHFVDEHLDHGTIILQRTIPVLDADDGHSLAERILVEEHIAYSEAIARVLSGEYAIEGRRYVRVRLS, from the coding sequence GTGAGTTCAACCGGCAAAAAGCTTGGCGTTTTGCTTTCGGGCCGAGGGTCCAACTTTCTGGCTATCGCCAGTTCGATACGGGATGGCGGTGTGCCCGGCGCGGAGATCGCGGTGGTTATTGCCAATGTGCCTGATGCGCCTGGTCTGCAGGCTGCACGCGAGCTGGGGCTGACTACGGCGCTCTTCGAATCGAAGGGTCGCAAGCGGGCTGAGCATGACGCGGATGTGGCGGCCTGCCTGCGCGAGCATGGGGTGGACCTGGTGATTCTGGCCGGATATATGAGGCTGCTTTCGCCGGAGTTTGTGCAGGCTTTTCCGGACAGGATACTGAATATCCATCCATCGCTGCTGCCTGCTTTTACGGGACTCGATGCCCAGCAGCAGGCTTTTGATTATGGATGCAAGGTGGCTGGATGCACTGTGCATTTTGTGGATGAGCATCTCGATCACGGCACGATTATTCTGCAGCGAACGATTCCGGTGCTGGATGCGGATGATGGGCATTCGCTGGCGGAGCGGATTCTTGTGGAGGAGCATATTGCCTATTCGGAGGCGATTGCACGCGTGCTTTCCGGGGAATATGCAATCGAGGGGCGGCGGTACGTTCGAGTCCGCTTGAGTTAG
- a CDS encoding bifunctional 5,10-methylenetetrahydrofolate dehydrogenase/5,10-methenyltetrahydrofolate cyclohydrolase, with protein MGKILDGASIATEIKKEVAEEVKLLAEKGIRPGLAAVLVGNVAASEIYVRSKVKTCAELGLFSEMLTPPESITTAEMLALVTALNAREDIDGILLQLPLPAHVDAKLLLDAVSPEKDVDGFHPVNAGRLQAGRPALAPCTPAGVIEILKRSGIPIAGQRAVIVGRSDIVGKPAAMLLLHENATITICHSKTRDLAAVTREADILIAAIGRPGFITPEMVKPGATVIDVGINRITDRAEFEKFFAGDAKREETFSKRGSTIVGDVHPKAFEVAGAYTPVPGGVGPLTIAMLMSNTVRAARMRRGL; from the coding sequence ATGGGCAAAATTCTGGACGGCGCATCCATCGCCACCGAAATCAAAAAAGAAGTAGCAGAAGAAGTAAAACTGTTAGCTGAAAAGGGAATTCGCCCCGGCCTCGCCGCCGTGCTGGTCGGCAATGTCGCGGCATCCGAGATTTACGTACGCAGCAAGGTAAAAACCTGCGCCGAGCTAGGCCTCTTCAGCGAGATGCTCACCCCGCCGGAATCCATCACCACGGCAGAGATGCTCGCTCTCGTAACCGCCCTGAATGCACGCGAAGACATCGACGGCATCCTGCTGCAACTGCCCCTACCCGCGCATGTCGATGCAAAATTGCTCCTCGATGCCGTCTCGCCAGAGAAAGATGTAGATGGATTTCACCCCGTCAATGCTGGTCGTTTGCAGGCAGGCCGTCCCGCTCTCGCTCCCTGCACACCAGCCGGAGTCATCGAAATCCTCAAGCGCAGCGGCATCCCGATCGCAGGCCAGAGAGCCGTCATCGTTGGCCGCAGCGACATCGTCGGCAAACCCGCAGCAATGCTGCTCCTGCATGAGAACGCCACCATCACCATCTGCCACTCCAAAACCCGCGATCTGGCTGCCGTCACGCGTGAAGCGGACATCCTCATCGCCGCCATCGGCCGCCCCGGATTCATCACCCCGGAGATGGTGAAGCCCGGCGCGACAGTCATCGACGTTGGCATCAACCGCATCACCGACAGGGCGGAGTTTGAAAAGTTCTTCGCCGGCGACGCCAAACGCGAAGAGACGTTCTCCAAGCGCGGCTCAACCATCGTAGGTGACGTGCATCCCAAGGCCTTTGAAGTAGCAGGCGCATATACGCCTGTACCGGGCGGCGTCGGTCCCCTGACAATCGCGATGCTCATGTCAAACACCGTTCGCGCAGCGCGTATGCGGCGAGGACTGTAA
- the coaE gene encoding dephospho-CoA kinase (Dephospho-CoA kinase (CoaE) performs the final step in coenzyme A biosynthesis.), whose product MLRVGLTGGLGSGKSTVAQYFRELGANVIEADELGRALMEPGQPVFAEIVHVFGEDILAANGHLDRARLAGLAFTGGRLHELNAIVHPAVIAAQVQWMKQVFAQNQAAVAMVESALIFEVERDARQRGESESLLTDWRQRFDCVILVTAPDDVKIARFVSRVSPGGWNEQTAADARSRLSRQLPDADKIPRADYVIENAGDRSNLQDQVTHIWSDLVHRTNKSDRSPVTNITNIS is encoded by the coding sequence GTGTTGCGCGTAGGCCTCACCGGCGGATTGGGCAGCGGCAAAAGCACCGTCGCCCAATACTTCCGCGAGCTCGGCGCAAACGTCATTGAGGCCGATGAACTCGGCCGCGCGCTCATGGAGCCAGGGCAGCCTGTCTTCGCCGAAATAGTACATGTCTTCGGCGAAGACATACTCGCCGCGAACGGCCATCTCGATCGCGCCAGGCTCGCCGGCTTAGCCTTCACCGGCGGGCGTCTGCATGAGCTGAATGCCATCGTGCATCCCGCCGTGATTGCAGCGCAGGTCCAGTGGATGAAGCAGGTATTCGCGCAAAATCAGGCCGCCGTCGCGATGGTGGAGTCAGCTCTGATCTTTGAAGTAGAGCGCGATGCCCGCCAGCGCGGCGAATCGGAAAGCCTTCTGACAGACTGGCGTCAGCGCTTCGATTGCGTCATCCTTGTAACCGCTCCAGACGATGTGAAGATTGCGCGATTCGTCTCTCGCGTCTCTCCAGGTGGCTGGAACGAACAGACCGCTGCCGACGCCCGTTCCCGTCTGTCCCGCCAGCTTCCCGATGCAGACAAGATTCCTCGCGCCGACTACGTCATCGAAAACGCAGGGGATCGATCGAATCTTCAGGATCAGGTAACACATATCTGGAGCGATCTCGTCCATCGCACCAATAAGTCAGACCGATCCCCAGTTACTAACATCACTAACATTAGCTAA
- a CDS encoding thiol-disulfide oxidoreductase DCC family protein: protein MASLIPNLEARVQTDQLLVVFDGHCGLCNRTVRWLLRRDRRDKLRFAPSTDPAIAELLSNHGISVAPDTILVLRNINTPIEELLVRSNAILVCLRALPQPWRVLAAIARLIPRPFREAMYRLVAQHRYQIWGRYESCPFPTADERRHFL from the coding sequence GTGGCATCTCTAATTCCGAATCTCGAAGCTCGCGTTCAGACCGATCAGCTCTTAGTCGTTTTCGATGGCCATTGCGGCTTATGCAATAGAACTGTGCGTTGGCTTCTGCGGCGCGACAGGAGAGACAAGCTGCGCTTTGCGCCGTCGACTGATCCGGCAATTGCTGAACTGCTGTCCAATCATGGAATTTCAGTGGCTCCGGACACGATCCTGGTTCTGCGCAATATCAATACTCCTATTGAAGAGCTGCTTGTGCGTTCGAATGCGATTCTTGTTTGCCTGCGTGCGCTGCCGCAGCCGTGGAGGGTGCTGGCGGCGATTGCGCGCCTGATTCCACGGCCATTTCGCGAGGCGATGTATCGGCTCGTAGCTCAACATCGCTATCAAATCTGGGGCCGTTACGAGAGTTGCCCGTTTCCCACGGCAGATGAGCGGCGGCACTTCCTCTAG
- a CDS encoding acido-empty-quinoprotein group A, with amino-acid sequence MKLLRHALVVIAGVLALVVVIAGPCAVLAQNVDTSMLLKPPADSWPSYHGDYSGRRHSSLTQITPRNVNSLALAWAFQTNLPATIKSSPILVDGVLYFSIPDNVWAVDARSGHQLWHYTYPPNKGDHIGQRGVAIYKDWVFFTSPDAHLISLDAKTGKVRWIVEIADVEKGYWATMAPLVVSNHVIIGVGGDLDNLPTFVRSVDPETGATQWQWDVTPAGITGGTTWMAGTYDPDLNLIYWGTGNPTPVLTGSSRPGDNLYTCSIVALNPDTGKLVWAFQPSPHDTHDWDAVEIPVLVDGPFHGKQRKMLMQASRNGYFFVLDRTNGKNLLTVPFGPVNWASHVDEQGRPIPEPKKEPSPDGVLIAPDEGGLTNFRSPSFDPKTGLFIVDAHPSWSIYFAKPADGTYGWAGADYGLWGKGVIEAIDYQTGKLRWTHEVGPGGAGSGVLTTDSGLTFTGDASGNFLALDTANGKTLWHAGSGAGIASSPISYELDGQQYILTSGGGVLFAWKLPDAGRI; translated from the coding sequence ATGAAGCTTTTGAGACACGCTCTCGTTGTTATTGCAGGCGTATTGGCTTTGGTCGTGGTCATTGCCGGTCCTTGTGCTGTGCTGGCCCAGAATGTCGATACGTCGATGTTGCTCAAGCCTCCGGCGGATAGTTGGCCGAGTTATCACGGAGATTACTCAGGGAGACGGCATAGCAGCCTGACGCAGATCACGCCGCGAAACGTGAACAGCCTGGCGCTTGCGTGGGCCTTTCAGACGAATCTTCCGGCTACTATCAAGTCTTCGCCGATCCTGGTGGATGGCGTACTTTACTTCTCGATTCCTGACAATGTCTGGGCGGTCGATGCGCGCTCTGGACATCAGCTCTGGCACTACACTTATCCGCCGAACAAAGGCGACCACATTGGACAGCGCGGTGTGGCGATCTACAAGGATTGGGTCTTCTTTACTTCTCCGGATGCGCATCTGATTTCACTCGATGCGAAGACGGGAAAGGTGCGCTGGATCGTTGAAATTGCCGATGTTGAAAAGGGTTACTGGGCGACCATGGCTCCGCTGGTGGTCAGTAACCATGTCATCATCGGCGTTGGCGGGGATCTGGATAACCTGCCGACGTTTGTGCGGTCGGTCGATCCTGAAACCGGCGCGACGCAATGGCAATGGGATGTGACTCCGGCGGGCATTACGGGAGGCACGACGTGGATGGCTGGGACGTACGATCCGGATTTGAACCTTATCTACTGGGGGACGGGCAATCCTACGCCGGTGCTTACTGGTTCTTCGCGCCCTGGAGACAATCTCTATACGTGCAGTATTGTTGCTCTCAATCCGGATACGGGCAAGCTGGTTTGGGCGTTTCAGCCTTCGCCGCATGACACGCATGATTGGGACGCGGTCGAGATTCCTGTTCTTGTGGATGGTCCGTTTCATGGCAAGCAGCGCAAGATGCTGATGCAAGCATCGCGTAATGGCTATTTTTTTGTGCTGGATCGCACGAATGGCAAGAACCTGCTGACGGTGCCGTTTGGGCCTGTGAACTGGGCTTCTCATGTGGATGAGCAGGGGCGGCCTATTCCTGAGCCGAAGAAAGAACCATCTCCTGATGGTGTGCTGATCGCTCCGGATGAGGGCGGATTGACGAACTTTCGCTCGCCCAGTTTCGATCCAAAGACGGGGTTGTTTATCGTGGATGCTCATCCGAGCTGGAGCATCTATTTTGCCAAGCCTGCGGATGGTACTTATGGCTGGGCAGGCGCGGATTATGGGCTGTGGGGCAAGGGCGTGATCGAGGCAATCGACTACCAGACGGGCAAGCTTCGCTGGACGCATGAGGTTGGTCCGGGGGGAGCGGGTTCGGGAGTTTTGACTACGGATTCGGGTCTGACTTTTACGGGCGATGCTTCGGGAAACTTTCTCGCACTCGACACGGCCAATGGAAAAACACTGTGGCATGCGGGCTCGGGTGCGGGCATTGCGAGTTCGCCGATCAGCTATGAACTCGACGGTCAGCAGTACATTTTGACCAGTGGTGGCGGGGTTTTGTTTGCATGGAAGTTACCGGATGCCGGGCGGATCTGA
- a CDS encoding ATP-binding cassette domain-containing protein, whose translation MSAAIEFREVSFAIPQGRLLLDKISLTLEEGTTTAILGRSGSGKTTLMRTVNRMIEYTSGEVFVHGKSNRSADLIQLRRSMGYVIQETGLFPHFTVERNVGLVPEIQGRPKSERQNHSRELLTTVGLPPETFAARYPHQLSGGQRQRVGLARALAADPPILLMDEPFGALDPLTRAEMQDMLRTLLQHLHKTVLLVTHDLDEALYLAHRIVLLEEGKLIANLTPHEFLNSPQPQVRSYIQAFHRGERGNAGDPITACLPQTKSNALTS comes from the coding sequence ATGTCCGCCGCAATCGAGTTCCGCGAAGTCTCCTTCGCCATCCCGCAAGGCCGCCTGCTCCTCGACAAAATTTCTCTGACGCTGGAAGAAGGCACCACCACCGCCATTCTCGGCCGCAGCGGCTCCGGCAAAACCACCCTCATGCGAACAGTCAATCGCATGATCGAGTACACCAGCGGCGAAGTCTTCGTTCACGGCAAAAGCAATCGCAGCGCGGATCTCATCCAGCTCCGCCGCAGCATGGGCTATGTCATCCAGGAAACCGGCCTCTTTCCCCATTTCACCGTCGAACGCAACGTAGGCCTCGTCCCCGAGATTCAAGGCCGCCCCAAATCGGAGCGCCAAAACCACAGCCGCGAACTTCTCACCACAGTAGGCCTGCCCCCGGAAACCTTCGCCGCCCGCTACCCCCATCAGCTCTCCGGAGGTCAGCGTCAGCGCGTCGGCCTGGCCCGTGCCCTCGCCGCCGATCCGCCAATCCTCCTCATGGACGAGCCCTTTGGAGCCCTCGATCCGCTCACCCGCGCCGAAATGCAGGACATGCTTCGCACCCTCCTGCAGCATTTGCACAAGACCGTCCTTCTCGTCACCCACGACCTCGATGAAGCCCTCTACCTCGCCCATCGCATCGTCCTGCTCGAAGAAGGCAAACTCATCGCGAACCTCACTCCACACGAATTCCTGAACTCTCCCCAGCCCCAGGTCCGTTCCTACATCCAGGCCTTTCACCGCGGCGAAAGAGGCAATGCTGGCGATCCAATCACCGCCTGTCTGCCGCAAACAAAATCAAATGCGCTAACCAGCTAA
- a CDS encoding ABC transporter permease, translating into MTPFLTQYGSEIATLTLEHLWLTASAMLFASAIAIPAGIWLTRAPRWANPILTLANILQTIPSLALFGFLLPLPWLGDRAARIAILALTAYALLPILRNTYAGIRNIDPAVIEVAKALGLTDSQRLFKVELPLAASFILAGLRTATVTCVGIATIAAAVGAGGLGELIFRGVASVDNRLVLAGAIPAALLALAADAALGLLERHFRARK; encoded by the coding sequence ATGACCCCGTTTCTGACCCAATACGGCAGCGAAATCGCCACCCTCACGCTGGAGCATCTCTGGCTCACCGCCTCAGCCATGCTCTTCGCCTCGGCCATCGCTATCCCCGCAGGAATCTGGCTCACCCGCGCCCCGCGCTGGGCCAACCCCATCCTCACGCTGGCCAACATTCTTCAGACCATCCCGTCCCTGGCCCTGTTTGGCTTCCTCCTGCCGCTCCCCTGGCTCGGAGATCGCGCTGCCCGCATCGCCATCCTCGCCCTCACCGCCTACGCCCTGCTGCCCATCCTCCGCAACACCTACGCAGGCATCCGTAACATCGACCCCGCCGTCATTGAAGTAGCCAAAGCTCTCGGCCTCACCGATTCCCAACGCCTCTTCAAAGTGGAGCTCCCACTCGCCGCCTCCTTCATCCTCGCCGGCCTGCGCACCGCCACTGTTACCTGCGTCGGCATTGCAACCATAGCGGCCGCAGTCGGTGCCGGAGGACTCGGCGAACTCATCTTTCGCGGCGTAGCCTCCGTCGATAACCGTCTCGTTCTCGCCGGAGCCATCCCCGCCGCCCTCCTGGCTCTCGCCGCAGACGCCGCTCTCGGCCTCCTGGAGCGCCACTTCAGAGCGCGCAAATGA
- a CDS encoding glycine betaine ABC transporter substrate-binding protein, with amino-acid sequence MRHRLAALILLPLLAVISCAPPHPDHPVIGAKNFTEQVVLGELLAQEIEAKSSLKVERRFYLAGSYICQQALVSGRIDAYVEYTGTALTAILKQPLDRNPDSVLNTVRTLYSSRYNVAVADPLGFENTFAMIIRGEDAQRLHIATLTDAAQYAPQWRLGVGYEFEQRPDGLPGLSAVYGLHFKDSPRTMDLGLLYRALNAHQVDIIAGNSTDGPIQTFGLTVLQDDKHYFPPYQAVPLVRKEAIQRWPQIQTALNALAGKITANDMRTMNEAIDGQHRDPAEVVKEFRHNKAL; translated from the coding sequence ATGAGGCACCGGCTCGCAGCACTCATCCTCCTTCCATTGCTGGCTGTAATCTCCTGCGCTCCACCCCACCCCGACCACCCCGTCATCGGGGCCAAAAACTTCACCGAACAGGTAGTCCTCGGCGAACTGCTCGCCCAGGAGATTGAAGCCAAATCCAGCCTCAAAGTAGAACGCCGCTTCTATCTCGCCGGGAGCTACATCTGTCAGCAGGCCCTCGTTTCAGGCCGCATCGACGCCTACGTCGAATACACCGGCACAGCCCTGACAGCAATCCTCAAGCAGCCATTGGATCGCAACCCCGACTCAGTCTTGAACACCGTCCGAACCCTGTACAGCTCGCGCTATAACGTGGCCGTAGCCGACCCGTTAGGCTTTGAAAACACTTTCGCCATGATCATCCGCGGAGAAGATGCCCAACGTCTTCACATCGCAACGTTGACCGATGCCGCGCAATACGCGCCCCAATGGCGTCTTGGCGTAGGCTATGAATTCGAACAACGCCCCGACGGTCTCCCCGGACTCTCCGCCGTCTATGGCCTGCATTTCAAAGATTCGCCAAGAACGATGGATCTCGGCCTGCTCTACCGCGCCCTCAACGCCCACCAGGTCGACATCATCGCAGGCAACTCAACCGACGGCCCCATCCAGACCTTCGGCTTGACCGTCCTCCAGGACGACAAACATTACTTCCCGCCCTACCAGGCCGTACCGCTGGTTCGCAAGGAAGCCATCCAACGCTGGCCTCAAATCCAGACAGCACTCAACGCATTAGCAGGCAAAATCACCGCCAACGACATGCGCACCATGAACGAAGCAATCGACGGCCAACATCGCGATCCAGCAGAAGTAGTCAAAGAATTCCGCCACAACAAAGCCCTCTAA
- a CDS encoding S1C family serine protease: MNFRRVLLVVVLLGGFWFVTTHLPDGVGHLGMLNRADGKSPLSLTEAQAAPEFDTEEQNNIAVYKRVLPSVVNITSTAMTFNFFYGQVPQQGQGSGFILDKAGHVLTNFHVIADANRIEVMLSDKRHYKATIVGSDKVHDLALLQINAPNLQPVTLSDSTGLVVGQKVYAIGNPFGLNGTMTRGIISSIRSIRGPENAPIEDAIQTDAAINPGNSGGPLLNSRGDVIGINTLIASNGAEQSSGIGFAIPVNTAKAVLGDLTKYGRVRRPSLGIVSLAIGPDLADQMGLSAQSGVLVQKVTPGGAAERAGLRGGDQQAYLGNQPIILGGDLIVAIDGHEITDTSDIATLMEKHQPNDTVTVTFYRGRRKMTARLTLSEGREIST; this comes from the coding sequence ATGAACTTTCGTAGAGTTTTGCTGGTAGTTGTCTTGCTGGGTGGATTCTGGTTTGTGACAACGCATCTCCCGGACGGCGTAGGGCATCTGGGAATGCTCAATCGCGCCGACGGAAAGTCTCCGCTCTCACTGACAGAGGCCCAGGCCGCTCCGGAATTCGATACCGAAGAGCAAAACAACATCGCCGTCTACAAACGCGTGTTGCCCTCCGTCGTAAACATCACTTCCACCGCGATGACCTTCAATTTCTTCTACGGACAAGTGCCGCAGCAGGGGCAGGGTTCAGGATTCATCCTCGACAAAGCTGGACATGTGCTGACCAACTTCCACGTAATCGCCGACGCCAATCGCATCGAAGTAATGCTCAGCGATAAGCGTCACTACAAAGCGACAATCGTAGGTTCGGACAAGGTGCATGACCTCGCCCTGTTGCAGATCAACGCCCCCAACCTGCAACCCGTAACCCTGTCCGATTCGACAGGCCTCGTTGTCGGGCAAAAGGTCTATGCGATTGGCAACCCCTTTGGTCTCAACGGCACCATGACCCGGGGAATCATCAGCTCCATCCGCTCCATCCGCGGCCCCGAGAATGCGCCCATTGAAGACGCAATTCAAACCGATGCTGCCATCAACCCCGGCAACTCCGGCGGTCCACTCCTCAATTCGCGCGGAGACGTAATCGGCATCAACACCCTGATTGCCTCCAACGGCGCCGAGCAGAGTTCCGGAATCGGGTTTGCAATTCCCGTAAACACAGCCAAAGCCGTGCTCGGTGACCTGACAAAATACGGGCGCGTACGACGCCCTTCTTTAGGCATCGTTTCGCTGGCCATCGGACCCGATCTGGCAGACCAGATGGGCCTGTCCGCTCAGTCGGGAGTGCTGGTACAAAAAGTAACTCCAGGCGGCGCAGCAGAGCGCGCCGGGCTCCGCGGAGGCGACCAGCAGGCGTATCTCGGGAACCAGCCAATTATTCTCGGCGGCGATCTGATCGTAGCCATCGACGGACACGAAATCACCGATACCTCAGACATCGCAACCCTCATGGAGAAGCATCAGCCCAACGACACAGTGACCGTAACCTTCTATCGCGGACGGCGAAAAATGACCGCACGGCTCACACTCAGCGAGGGAAGAGAAATCAGCACCTAA